In Gymnogyps californianus isolate 813 chromosome 1, ASM1813914v2, whole genome shotgun sequence, the following are encoded in one genomic region:
- the LIPT2 gene encoding putative lipoyltransferase 2, mitochondrial, with protein MSRGPVRVLRLGLRPYAEALRVQELCVGAARAARLPVPVPGESVVLSEPAEPVYVWGLRGAPEAEVAARLRARGAGLAAARRGGQITFHGPGQLLAFPVLDLRRRRLPLRGYVAALEALVLRLCRRLGLPAARALPPPFTGVWMGDSKLCAIGVHCGNHITSHGLALNCCTDLTWFDHIVPCGLEGKGVTSLSRELGRHVTVDHVLEPFLDSFQEVFDCTLVFSEDPGD; from the exons ATGTCGCGGGGGCCGGTGCGGGTGCTGCGGCTGGGGCTGCGGCCTTACGCCGAGGCGCTGCGGGTGCAGGAGCTCTGCGtgggggcggcgcgggcggcgcggctccccgtccccgtcccggGGGAGAGCGTGGTGCTGAGCGAACCGGCGGAGCCCGTCTACGTttgggggctgcggggggccCCGGAGGCGGAGGTGGCGGCGCGGCtgcgggcgcggggcgcggggctggcggcggcgcggcgcggcgggcagATCACCTTCCACGGGCCCGGGCAGCTCCTCGCCTTCCCCGTCCTCGACCTACGCCGCCGTCGCCTCCCGCTGCGGGGTTACGTGGCGGCGCTGGAAGCCCTGGTCCTGCGGCTCTGCCGCCGCCTCGgcctgcccgccgcccgcgccctCCCGCCGCCCTTCACCGGCGTCTGGATGGGCGACAGCAAGCTCTGCGCCATCG GGGTGCACTGCGGGAACCACATCACCTCCCACGGGCTGGCGCTGAACTGCTGCACCGACCTCACCTGGTTCGACCACATCGTCCCCTGTGGGCTGGAAGGGAAAGGCGTCACCTCACTGAGCCGCGAGCTGGGGCGGCACGTCACCGTCGACCATGTCCTCGAGCCCTTCCTCGACTCCTTCCAGGAGGTGTTCGACTGCACCTTGGTCTTTTCGGAAGACCCCGGGGACTAG